The genomic window CAAATAGGCTACACATGTTAAAACTGCCATCTACATTGAATTCCATATCAGCGATCAAAGCAactaaaacattaaaagcactATTAACCAAAATGTTCACAAAGTAATACCTGACGCACAATTGTAAGTGTTgccattatattattattatagttaacAACATTATCAGAGTATTCGCTGTTTATATGCAATCGTACATGCGTATAGGCGGGAAATAACTGCGTTAAGTTCGAAGTATCATTTCCGAGGAGGTGAAACGGATAGTATTCAGAGTAGTCAAATAGCAGGCAGAAATGAAAGGTCAGTACTGTCAAATTAAGTCAGCATTCCAAGAGCGTGAATGATGGAGCGGAATCGCCTCATTTCTTAATTTCACGTTTTCCAAAATTTTCATCAGCCAGAAGGCTACATTCTCAGATTCTTAACTAGATTGAATCTATTTCgcggtttgtttgtttgcgtcTTGCATATTCATGTCAATTGCAGATATCCATGAAAATCAAATCGACGGTGCGTTTCTTATAAATAATATCACGGTCTCGCGCAGTCCATCTGTTGCTCTCTGTGCTTCAGTAAAAGCCCGTTTGCAATGAAATTCGCGACATTAGCGATAAAGCTGAAACAGTTACGCATTTCCGAAATAGTAAAGCCAATCACAACTACTACAATTATAGGTAGTCTACATACCCTATACTAAAACGGAATTTAGACGACACTTAAGTTATTACTTATTCCTCCCCAATGTCTATCGAAATTAATAGATAATGCGGTAGCCTACTATAACGTGTTTCGTTAATTAAATGCAACAATTTTCTAAAGTAGGCAACGGTATGTATTTTAATGCCTCAAAGTTCCTGAAACTGAATTCGCTACAGCAATTGTGTACAAGttctatttaatttatttgaaaacataatgTTACTTCCATGCGAGCGCAACCCATCAGAAACagttaaatatgtaattttacacaacattCGTGTATTAACCGAATTTTCCATAAATTTCACTTACATCCAGAAATATTGACATTCCTTTCTTTAACTCCATTGGGGATCTTGCTTCGTCTGAGGGAGATTGTACTTCTTCCGAGCAATCCATGTCTTCCTCGAACAAACTAATGCGAATGTGTTTAATCTTAATTCCGTGCACTGAGCTAAAAGGGCTATTTAATAAAATGGCATAAAACGTGAGTGCTGCGCAGTGGGGCGCGTCTTAACTCGTTCGATACAACTCTATGCGAAGCGCGCCCCTTGTGACAAAAACGGGTAGGACACTTGTTTAAAACAAGTCGTCAAACGGTCCTGCAATTTTTTGTCCGAACCTCACCAGCATGGTTGTCTTTTTCACCACATGTTATGGTCACTCAGGCCGCGAAACGAAGTCTTAAGTCTTGGACCAAGCGATGCCCTTGGCATTAAGATAAGGGAAATTAAATATCGAAAGCAGCACAGTTATTTCCACGGAGACCAATTAGTGAAACAAGGGAAAAGAAACTTGTTTCATAAAACGTATGTCGTGTGTGAGTCAGTAGGCAACATGTTTCCATGCTAGTCTTAATCAGAGAGGGAATTTTAATCAGGGAATATATTATCACAAACATATGGTGGCGATCAAGAACAGACATGAAAAGAAATTGCAgttttttcaaatttacagaTCACACGATTAATTTGACTAATTGAATCTAACGGAATTATTATAACAatttgtataaatgtgtattattatgcaGCACTGAGGCAGTAATTAATGTCGCAGAGCGCTATTAATAAGTTTCGATTGATCTGTTTCTGCATGGCAAATGATTATCTTTGGAGTTGGGCCCAAAGGGTTCTTTGATGATAAGGAGTGATATTGTTTCACAATGCACGGCAGTGAAATTGCAGTGGTGTAGTATTAGAGAACTGGCATCGCAACTGAATAGtagcaggtttgattccctgttAGCTGCCATTGCAGACCCTCTGGATACGAGCAATTGCTGGATATCAAAATGCAAATTGATGGATTTGTTACAGATCAAACGTAATTCAAAGTGACTTTAGCCATCACTTCATGTTATGAAAATGCTCAATGACTTGCTTTATTATGTcagttatttagttatttataaGATTGTCCCAGTGGgttcatacacagtaaaatgttgtttgttaaataaactcttacagagtgcatatggtcccaattggactcatatgcactctgttagagttgaattaacactgggcatttttcagtgtgtgtttagATAATATAGATCTATAAATTagattttcattattaaaattatatcaaatgaatgtaatttatgaGCCATTCATTAACAcctttttatatgtatatacataatTTTCAATTTATGTCATCTCAGACATAAAGCTGTTTCTGGGTATGTATTTTAACATTATCcttgctatttttttattttgttttatatgctTGTTTGGGGAAAGATTACAAATTAAAGTTAAACACTGACGTAATACATCAGACACACAACGgacaataaatgaatgaataaataagtaaataaataaataaataataaataaaatctacaATCTAAAGGTAAATTTAAAGAGATACACttattaattaaatcattactgtgcaattaaattaataacGGTATAAATCAATCAGTTGTTGGATAATTCATACTATTTTATTGTTGGGAAATCCAGACACCTTTACTTGTCTTTTCAGAGAAATAAATTGAGATGTTGCGCCATCTAGTGGAGACAAGGGGCAATAGCAAAACCATGCATCAATCAATCACGCATGCGAACGCGATAACAAGGTACAGACTGGTGACAAATCAAAGGAAACCCTGAATAAATTAGTGGAAAAACATAATACATGATACAATTCAGCAATTAActtcctatcatgctctgtggcatatACAGAAATGTTGAGCAGGGCAACAGGCCCAgatgaccttgattttggattgaaatggcaagaggaaaatatttaagtgactttgaaacagggtttcaataggaacagtgcctaagtgacatctgcatttagatctacgggaaagacatcagtaaatgtTGTAAATTGTGTAGCGTGCATTTAATGACTGTGATGCTCaagcattagtgcgatatgtaaggaaaaacagaaggaaattgAGAATTTCAATGCAGGACCTGATCacactgtcagcaagaacagtccattgaCAACTACATAGTAAGAAATGTTATAGCGGGGCTGCAGTGCATAAAACTCTCATTACAtgtgagagttcagtggtgcaaaaagcATAGGCACTgatctacagagatgtggaaaataCTGATATGGTCAGAGAAGTCATCCtacaccatattctcgacaagtgggcgaatgcatgtgtggcatacaccaagagaacggtacaaGCCTGAATACTTGCCCCTACAGTGAGGGAgtccggtggctctgttatgttGTGGGGGGGATTCTCCTgacatggtttgggtccacctagagcagtggtctccaaccctggtccctggagagctacagggtctgctggtttttgttttcacctgaaaatcagcacccaattgagacccaagacaccaggtgagttgagtgaactgtgtaatcaactgctctaattgattcatgaagtgcagagtcaccatgaaaaccagcagaccctgtagctctccaggaccagggttggagaccactgacttagagggaagggtccctgcaaatcaatacaaaattaTTGTGATCATCTTTATCCTATGattaaacatttctatcctgatgggagtggtctcttccaggatgacaatgcccccatccacggggcacgaggggtcactgaacagtttgatgagtatgaaaatgatgtgaatcatatgctatggccttcagtcaccagatctcaacccaattgagcacctatgggagattttgaaCCAACGTTTTAGACAGTGctctccatcaccatcatcaaaccaccaaatgagggaatatcttttgtaagaatggtgttccatccttTCGGTAGAGTTCcaacttgtagaatctatgccaaggtgcattgttctggcagctcgtggtggcccaacaccgtactaagacactttatgttggtttttcctttaatttgtcacctgtctgtatataatataacattaaattacaggcatttggcagacactcttatccagagtgacgtacaacaaagtgtataacataaccaggaacaaagtgtgttgaaaaccctagagggaagtacagttccaagtgtggggaacgaccgcgtagtttaacttggaccctatAGGTTcatctgattaacacaaacaaaaaacaaaaacagcaacaaaggtATATAAGGTATTTTTAgagtaaattattaaaaatttaGAACTAATATAAACAcatattgattcatttatttaatgttacatgcaattatttcattttactttaaaaGACTGGCAGTGACTGAATTTATTCTGTGTACCCTTTCCATCAATCTTACTTTAGTCTGATAGGCAATAAATAGCAATTTCTCAACTTTATTTCACATAGCAAGCTCTGATAACATGCATTGCATGATTAGAAAGTGTAATCTTGTCCATTTTCTTCTGATTTGTCAGAGAACAATCTGATAATGTGTGACACATGATAAACTTTCATGTAATCAGTTGTGAAGATTGGCATGTAGGAACACAAAGTGTTTGCGTGATCAGAGTAGAATGAGTGGGATAGTAAGCTAACTCAAGGACGCGTGCTCCATGTTCCCAGAATGGACACGTATGATCTGACTACAGTTCCACATGTCACTATGGATTAAACTGAGTGACACATCTGACTTAATGCTCAAGGAAAGCAGGCCACCTTACTAGCAGTGTAAAAACTGGAAGAtacccttttcttttctttttttagtctAAATTTAACATCTCACAGTTTAATAGTTACCCTGCATCCAAGGAAGAGTAATGCTTTATCAAGTAATGAGGGGGTCCCCACTTACCCACCAGCCCAGATCCTGACTTAGGGGTATTAGCAGATTTCCCTGTTTTCTACATTAAAGGAAAAGGCTCCATTGTCCAGCCCTGgtattgttttcacagttacatagttcttccttttttttttttacatgggaCCCTGTTCATACACCAGAGAGATGACACAGCATTCGAGATAAGAACATGTGAAGACCACATGTGCAAGGTGCATCAGGTCCAGCGCTCTAACCTGCAGACTGGACTTTCTGACAACCCCATCGCCCAGATGGAGGTGATTAAGCTGAGGTACACCAGCTGCAAGGGACTCCGGAACATTCCCCCCCAAGAAAGGGTAAGCAATGAGCAACTGGTCCCATGCGGATAGTAAATATCTTGTGATGACTTTCCCCGCCCTGGCTGGCTTAGACACATGACTCATTCCCCATTTTCCCTCAGCAGCTGTGCTTCAAACAGAAGGCAGCAGCAGGAAGCATGTCCGCTGAAGGTGTGTGTTTAATAAGAGCAAGCGCACAAATACATTCCATATCGTGCTCCTAAACGCCATCTCTTCACACACTCATTATTGATTACTCCCAggcattatcatcatcatctaaTTACCTCATCATTAGGTGGTGACCTCTATTTGATGGATGTCAGTGTGCACTACAGTATACAACATCATTCCAGTGCTGATCAGGGAAACTGAGAGTGAATTTACTATACTACATACAGGGCTCTCCCAGGACAGTAATGCCAAAGAACACCATGTACTATTTGCAAGCCGCAAACTACTACCCTGGGAGCAGAGGCATGCAGGGGcaatattaaattcaattacACGGTGTTTAACTTTTATAACACTTCGTACAATTTTGCTACAAATATTTTTGACGTGCTGGGTACCTCCAGTCAGACTCTCTTATCATAATCTGCATGTTTTTACCTCATCTTTAGATAGGGCTTGATTATAGTTATATGCAAAACCACAAAACCAACCGCTGAGCGATGCAAactggaaaacttttttttttttttaccttacaTCATGCCTGTCCTACTGCTTCTGTTCCTGGATATGCAAATGGTGATGATTTGACGAAGATTCTCTTTTGAATGGCATGTTTTCACACCTggtattaaaatgaatcaattagaACACATACGCACTAAcccaaacagaaatataaatgacacCGTATGCGGTTACATTGAGTTCACCAACACTTAAGGAGCAAATCAGTTGAAGAAATTATTCTGGACAAGGGACAGCTGTTATGGTTCAGATGGAGCCCAGTGGTCCACATGTTCAATTTCAATATATTACTTTCAACTCAGGTCAGATGTCTGTTGCAATTGACAAAACACCACGGCTGTCTTTTGATTCCAATCAGCGCACAATAAGATAACATCAAATATGTGCAATTTGCTGTGACATAATTGTACTAACAGTACAAATTTCTGTATGCTATATGAGAATCGTGTTTAATTGCCAACTCCACTTTGCCACTGCTGGTAGCCTTACTGTTGACAAGTTACCCGTTTTCACTGAATACGTAAATTCGCAAATGTCCTCCCTAACTTATCATCGTCTCTACGGAGGCCTGGTGTGTTCCTTATTAAATTGTTAActgttaatacattttattgcaatAATATATGTGGACGGACTGACATAAATACCTCAAGCTATGAAATGTAATGTGGTCAATCTCGCGATGCACACCATCGCGTGAATTTAAGCTGTCGTCACATGGGTTGTGCACttggcattctgggaaaataaacagtgctttCAATAACAGCATCGACAGCATTTGCTTCAGTTGGCGAAGTGAGAATTAGAGCTCCGTTAGGTAGCTGGTTTAAAAACCAAGCATACAAACTTCAGTGCAGAGTCATTCTTCTTGAACCGATGAAATCGCagtagttagttagctagctagctagctcgtGCAATGACAGAAACGCTAAATTGGATAGCACGACTTGCAGCAGGCGGGTGAAGAGTGGAGAGCACAGCAATGATTTAGCTgggtagctagctaatgcaacaCGGCCAGGAACCGTAAAAGTTACAGCATTGCTTTGATTCGTTGTCAGCTATTGTAGATTAATCACTGGCAATATATAGATACTTAAACATAACTAGCGTTAGCTGTCAATTCGTGTTGACCAACTAGTAAACGGCTTCCGATGATACCAGTGCGTTCTATTGCGATGTTAACTGAGAATATGGCATTTTTTTCAACGTCGGATAACAAGCCAGCAAATCAATACCACAAATCCTTGAACTGGCATGATTCTAGACTGGTGTACCCAAGATAAATTCAACCATTTCATATTCAGGATGAATCCCTGTGATTGAAACAGGGAGCGGGTCAATATATTGAGAATTGATTTTGTTGACTAAGCTATCTGGATAATCGTCTCGTTGTGCGgcgattagctagctagtgttTTTCTTGGATTGCTAGTTGGCTAAGAATGAAAAATTTTGCCATCTCATAATcttatagatttttatttagacaaggCAACTTGAATTATTTTGAGATCTCTGTTATCATTTTTGTCATGATTCCAGCCAGTGCGGTGTCAGATGGAAGCTAGCTTGAATCGTGGCTGGCTAGCCGGTAGTTATACAAATGCAAcgaatgaaggaaaataaataactgcacaCTGAACATTCAGATAAAGGACGGTTTGATACGTAACTtgataaaaaaattgtttaaaaaaaaaaaaaacttgcccgACGTCAGGACCTCCTGAAAGGGCAATTATGTGGAACTCGGGATCTACAACGCTGCAATTCTTTGTCAAAGTCCTGAAACATACGGCTGGAAGAGGGCACATTCAGCTGAGTCGCTGGCTACAGAGATCATCCCAGGAATCCATGGACTGTGATAAAATCGATATACTAATTTGCAACGCGTTTGATGAGCGAGGCGCAGGTGGAAAGTTGGATGTGGACTTGGAGAGTGACATCAACAACGAAACGGGGATCTCTTTCCTCGGGGACGTAAGACATCCGTGCTGTATCACCACCTGTTGTTTCAAAAGTGCTGTACTGGTGTGCATTTTGACGGCGGTCTGCTTCTCGTCGGTGGCCCTTGTCCGCCAGTACCTCAAGGACCTTCTTATTTGGGTAGAGAGTTTGGACAGCCTGGTCGGAGCTCTGCTCTTTATCGTTGGGTTGATTTTAGTATCCTTTCCTTGCGGGTGGGGATATATAGTACTCAACGTGGCTGCTGGATACCTGTATGGGTTCGTATTGGGCATGGGACTGGTGATGGTTGGGGTACTGATTGGGACCTTCATCGCTCATGAGGTCTGCAAGCGGGTATTGACTGACTGGGTTTTAACCAAGATTGGAAACAGCGAACAGCTGAGTGCTGTCATAAGGGTTGTGGAGGGAGGAAGTGGACTTAAAATTGTGGCCTTAGCAAGACTCACGCCAATACCCTTTGGACTCCAAAACGCAGTGTTTTCGGTGAGTAGCAAGTCCAATAAGTGGAACTATTAACACTTTGTTCATAGTTGAATATTCCACATTGTAATTGTCATATGTTTTGCCAGATCAAGATCTTTATTCAAAAATCTTTAAATTTTTGAATGACATCCAGATGATTGACCTTGACTTTCTTAGGTTGAGCAAGGGGGCATGGAGTCAGTTTGGAACAAGATTTGACTGTATCAGGTTACAAGTCTGGTATAAGCGCTTCCTGTATTGCCCATGACCTGGGCAGGGTTTTTCCTTTCACATAATGTCTGCTGacataggctccagcccccccccccccccgcacctcccCGATTCTGACCTGGAGCAAGCAGTTTATGAAAATAGATGGATGAATTCACATATTGCCCGTCCCAAGTGGAAATTGCCACACATCTTTTCTAGCCATTACGTAGctttaaaa from Anguilla anguilla isolate fAngAng1 chromosome 8, fAngAng1.pri, whole genome shotgun sequence includes these protein-coding regions:
- the tmem64 gene encoding transmembrane protein 64 isoform X2, whose protein sequence is MWNSGSTTLQFFVKVLKHTAGRGHIQLSRWLQRSSQESMDCDKIDILICNAFDERGAGGKLDVDLESDINNETGISFLGDVRHPCCITTCCFKSAVLVCILTAVCFSSVALVRQYLKDLLIWVESLDSLVGALLFIVGLILVSFPCGWGYIVLNVAAGYLYGFVLGMGLVMVGVLIGTFIAHEVCKRVLTDWVLTKIGNSEQLSAVIRVVEGGSGLKIVALARLTPIPFGLQNAVFSQVKYAPAKCTLWHLERTPPSSTGAFLNDERDAIRKPRHRAPIMFCVRPTFLRF
- the tmem64 gene encoding transmembrane protein 64 isoform X1, translated to MWNSGSTTLQFFVKVLKHTAGRGHIQLSRWLQRSSQESMDCDKIDILICNAFDERGAGGKLDVDLESDINNETGISFLGDVRHPCCITTCCFKSAVLVCILTAVCFSSVALVRQYLKDLLIWVESLDSLVGALLFIVGLILVSFPCGWGYIVLNVAAGYLYGFVLGMGLVMVGVLIGTFIAHEVCKRVLTDWVLTKIGNSEQLSAVIRVVEGGSGLKIVALARLTPIPFGLQNAVFSITDVSLPNYLVASSVGLLPTQLLNSYLGTTLRTMEDVIAEQSVSGYFVFSLQIVISIGLMFYVVHRAQVELNAAIAACQMELKTSYMNGSTASHGGSTYCSKRTAAGGGVNVV